A section of the Candidatus Delongbacteria bacterium genome encodes:
- a CDS encoding transporter, with product MKIVFMLLLLVSALYSQSLEISFTNPGVDNFTTQTGHLIADPSSASDFKSIVKQQSESEASEKSNFGIGVETFVNEDVKYVTIPLQYTISNFVLKAEVPYIFNKKLNYFEDSAEASGIGDIRFSISYNTLFNEIFFSITPGIKFPTGDYDSTDGNLLVPLGTGSMDYTFSIHLLKDFTETFGLEGGFFTKFNGTSEKKAEIINEEDPAQNQIIDYEITNGAIFKFDVCGNYYFMDNMTFALNTGLTVMTEGSKDKTITYTDGSSDKLTDLSNEQDGLYLDISPYITYRFLRLNLTAGVSIPVFTQRNDNNTEDDRTISLFTKINF from the coding sequence ATGAAAATTGTTTTCATGTTGCTTTTACTAGTCTCAGCTCTTTATTCTCAGAGTCTTGAGATCAGTTTTACTAATCCTGGAGTTGATAATTTTACTACTCAAACAGGTCACTTAATTGCAGATCCATCATCTGCATCTGATTTTAAAAGTATTGTCAAACAACAATCAGAGTCTGAAGCGAGCGAAAAATCCAATTTCGGAATTGGTGTGGAAACTTTTGTGAACGAAGATGTAAAGTATGTCACAATACCTCTTCAATATACAATTTCAAATTTTGTATTGAAAGCTGAAGTTCCATATATCTTCAATAAAAAGCTTAATTATTTCGAAGATAGTGCTGAAGCTTCAGGAATAGGTGATATACGATTCAGTATTTCTTATAATACATTGTTTAATGAGATTTTTTTCTCGATAACCCCTGGAATCAAATTCCCTACAGGAGATTATGATAGCACTGACGGAAATCTGTTGGTTCCACTGGGTACAGGATCTATGGACTATACTTTTTCAATTCATCTTTTGAAAGATTTTACTGAAACATTTGGTTTAGAAGGAGGATTCTTTACAAAGTTTAATGGAACTTCAGAAAAGAAAGCCGAAATTATCAATGAAGAAGATCCTGCTCAAAATCAGATAATTGATTATGAGATTACTAATGGAGCTATTTTCAAATTTGATGTTTGTGGAAACTACTATTTCATGGATAATATGACTTTCGCATTGAATACAGGGTTAACTGTAATGACAGAAGGATCTAAAGATAAAACCATAACTTACACTGATGGTTCATCAGATAAATTGACCGATCTTTCCAATGAACAAGATGGTTTATATTTGGATATTTCACCGTATATAACCTATAGATTTTTAAGATTAAATCTTACTGCTGGTGTATCTATACCAGTATTTACACAGCGTAATGATAATAATACTGAAGATGATAGAACAATTAGTTTATTTACTAAAATCAATTTCTAG
- a CDS encoding ROK family protein — MKVLTLDAGGTNLVFNAVENGKVLEYSYNLKTKSDNLDNLINKIIDGFTILIKETGLDPDAISFCFPGPADYKNGIIGDLENLPFFRGGIPLKQILENYFNVPVFINNDGDMFALGEAHFGFLKKVNDFLEENNNPKRYESLLGVTFGTGFGGGIIYKMKLFEGANSAQGEINRMRSYSYDNESIEEEISKRGLVRIFSILSGISDENLTPKKIANYALNNDKFTDCAIESYKLFGKAAGEAIANAVTLLDCPVVIGGGLSKSHSLFLPSLVDAMNSSYETNGKLVSRMEIRAINFESDYHQREMIESIPVKIPIPKSNDFVYYTKDRFIPVGVAKLDTSIAVALGCYIFAMDMLKQ, encoded by the coding sequence ATGAAAGTACTAACTTTGGATGCAGGTGGAACAAACCTCGTCTTTAACGCTGTAGAAAACGGAAAAGTATTAGAATACAGTTATAATTTGAAAACTAAAAGCGATAATTTGGATAATCTAATAAATAAGATTATTGATGGGTTTACAATTTTAATTAAAGAAACAGGTCTTGATCCAGATGCCATTAGCTTCTGTTTCCCAGGACCAGCCGATTACAAAAATGGAATTATTGGAGATTTGGAAAATTTACCTTTTTTCAGAGGTGGAATTCCTCTGAAACAGATACTTGAAAACTATTTTAATGTCCCTGTATTTATAAATAATGATGGCGATATGTTTGCCCTTGGTGAAGCTCATTTTGGTTTTTTGAAAAAAGTAAATGATTTCTTGGAAGAGAACAATAATCCCAAAAGATATGAAAGTCTTTTAGGAGTAACTTTCGGAACTGGATTCGGCGGAGGGATTATTTATAAAATGAAACTTTTCGAAGGAGCAAACTCAGCTCAGGGTGAAATTAATAGAATGAGATCATATTCATATGACAACGAGAGTATAGAAGAAGAGATTAGTAAAAGAGGGCTTGTTAGAATATTTTCAATATTAAGTGGTATTTCTGACGAAAATCTTACCCCAAAAAAAATAGCTAATTATGCATTGAACAATGACAAATTTACAGATTGTGCAATTGAAAGTTACAAATTGTTTGGTAAAGCAGCTGGAGAAGCCATTGCTAATGCTGTTACTTTGCTTGATTGTCCAGTTGTAATTGGTGGAGGATTATCAAAATCTCATTCTCTTTTTTTACCATCCTTAGTAGATGCCATGAATAGTTCATATGAAACAAACGGTAAACTTGTTTCAAGAATGGAGATTAGAGCAATTAACTTTGAATCTGATTATCACCAAAGAGAAATGATTGAAAGTATACCAGTTAAGATACCTATACCTAAAAGTAATGATTTTGTTTACTATACAAAAGATCGTTTTATACCTGTGGGTGTAGCTAAACTTGACACTTCAATTGCTGTCGCTTTAGGGTGTTATATTTTTGCAATGGATATGTTAAAACAATAA
- a CDS encoding SUMF1/EgtB/PvdO family nonheme iron enzyme, with the protein MKYIFLFASLLLIFVSCQKEDAIFTSKSYSAEFILKFEKGVDLSESRTYSGELKLFNGITNDLLNTIELVIEPVEGDSTGENYRVVGAIEAPNDSLRVEVLADLAGEEYEGETTFTLGEGMESTIYVEMVSTTVENTIECYILSPQTGSSYIVGEGVYIESEVFDRDSTSSIISVEYYINDQSIGITSEAPYNYFWNTEPYVVGSYELKLIAKNSKDQEKSASVNVSLTTASNNPPVCNIESPADSTAFTIGESVMIYCTASDSDGSISNLVFYADGAVVDTVYAEPYQVYWNTTGQIAGNKEIRVVAKDDQGATSEGTVTVILTQATNIPPTVAIESPGEGESFTIGESIMIYSVASDSDGSIANLVVYADGAVVDTVYAEPYQVYWNTTGQTSGSKEIRVVAEDNLGATSEDIVNIELQNLIDNGIFYGDFGLTALTYTELSDWDQIVQNVFGSEYRVADWNDLKNYYSAGNDLLELYNNLGLIEYDTRAYLELNGVPNFNDSRYYIASRHEHNPPGDYLAHDNIDDYLISLGSWMGNNQILAIKIDNNIPGMIFVEGGTFQMGDHFGEGLASELPVHDVTLSDFYIGKYEVTQEEWQTVMTGNTNGISTTPSNFLGLNLPVEQVSWYDVIVFCNRRSIQEGLMPCYTILGEYNPDLWGAVPTSTDSTWNGIVCNIFAEGYRLPTEAEWEYAARGGIHHIDDLRYAGCHEGSELANYAWYGSNSGSQTHDVGTKLPNQLGIYDMSGNVWECCWDWYGGNYYSSSPNNNPLGPDIGTDRVVRGGSWFNDASRSRVAARDDDTPDYKYSNSGFRLAKASN; encoded by the coding sequence ATGAAATATATTTTTCTTTTTGCATCTTTACTTTTGATCTTTGTTTCATGTCAAAAAGAGGATGCAATTTTCACAAGCAAAAGCTACAGTGCTGAATTTATCCTAAAATTTGAAAAAGGGGTTGATTTATCAGAATCAAGAACTTATTCAGGTGAACTTAAATTGTTTAATGGAATAACAAATGATTTATTAAATACAATAGAATTAGTAATCGAACCAGTTGAAGGTGATAGTACAGGGGAAAATTACAGAGTTGTGGGAGCAATTGAAGCTCCGAACGATTCTTTAAGAGTAGAGGTATTAGCCGATCTTGCAGGTGAAGAGTATGAAGGTGAAACCACATTCACTCTAGGTGAAGGAATGGAAAGTACAATTTATGTTGAGATGGTTAGTACTACTGTAGAAAATACAATTGAATGCTATATATTAAGTCCTCAAACAGGTTCAAGTTATATAGTTGGTGAAGGTGTCTACATTGAATCTGAAGTTTTTGATAGAGATAGTACATCATCAATAATAAGTGTTGAATATTACATCAATGACCAATCTATAGGTATTACTTCAGAAGCTCCATATAATTATTTTTGGAATACAGAACCTTATGTTGTTGGTAGTTATGAGTTAAAACTTATTGCTAAAAATAGTAAAGATCAGGAAAAAAGTGCTTCTGTAAATGTTTCACTTACTACAGCATCTAATAATCCTCCAGTTTGTAATATTGAATCCCCAGCTGATAGCACTGCTTTCACAATTGGCGAATCAGTGATGATCTACTGTACAGCATCAGATAGCGATGGTAGTATCTCAAATTTAGTATTTTATGCAGATGGAGCAGTCGTAGATACAGTTTATGCAGAGCCTTATCAAGTTTACTGGAATACAACTGGTCAAATTGCTGGAAACAAGGAGATTAGGGTAGTGGCAAAGGACGATCAGGGAGCAACATCGGAAGGTACTGTGACTGTAATACTTACTCAGGCTACTAACATTCCTCCGACAGTGGCAATTGAATCACCAGGAGAAGGAGAATCTTTTACAATTGGTGAATCAATAATGATTTACAGTGTAGCTTCAGATAGCGATGGAAGCATTGCGAACTTAGTCGTTTATGCAGATGGAGCAGTAGTAGATACAGTTTATGCAGAGCCTTATCAAGTTTACTGGAATACAACTGGACAAACATCAGGAAGTAAAGAGATAAGAGTCGTAGCTGAAGATAATCTAGGAGCTACATCGGAAGATATTGTGAATATCGAACTACAAAATCTTATTGATAATGGAATCTTCTATGGTGATTTTGGTCTTACAGCTTTGACTTATACAGAATTATCAGACTGGGATCAAATAGTACAAAATGTTTTTGGATCCGAGTATAGAGTAGCAGACTGGAATGATTTGAAAAATTATTACAGTGCTGGAAATGACCTTTTGGAATTATACAATAATTTAGGTTTGATTGAGTATGATACCAGGGCATACCTTGAACTAAATGGTGTCCCAAATTTTAATGATTCTAGATATTATATCGCCTCTAGGCATGAACACAATCCTCCAGGAGATTATTTAGCTCATGATAATATTGATGATTATCTTATAAGTTTAGGTTCCTGGATGGGAAATAATCAAATTTTAGCAATAAAAATCGATAACAATATACCAGGAATGATTTTCGTTGAAGGCGGAACTTTCCAGATGGGTGACCATTTTGGTGAAGGTTTAGCAAGTGAACTTCCTGTTCATGATGTAACTTTATCAGATTTTTATATTGGAAAATATGAGGTTACACAAGAGGAATGGCAAACAGTAATGACTGGTAATACCAATGGAATATCTACTACTCCTTCAAATTTTCTAGGTTTAAATTTACCTGTCGAACAAGTAAGTTGGTACGATGTAATCGTCTTTTGTAATAGAAGAAGTATTCAGGAAGGATTGATGCCTTGTTACACTATTTTAGGAGAATACAATCCTGATCTTTGGGGTGCAGTTCCAACAAGTACAGATTCCACTTGGAATGGGATAGTCTGTAATATTTTTGCTGAGGGTTATAGACTTCCAACTGAAGCCGAATGGGAATATGCTGCAAGAGGCGGTATACATCATATAGATGATTTAAGATATGCAGGATGTCACGAGGGATCGGAATTGGCAAATTATGCTTGGTATGGTTCTAATAGTGGTTCTCAAACTCATGATGTAGGAACTAAACTGCCAAACCAACTTGGAATTTATGATATGAGTGGGAATGTTTGGGAATGCTGCTGGGATTGGTATGGTGGAAATTACTACAGTAGTAGTCCAAATAACAATCCATTAGGACCAGATATTGGCACAGATCGTGTTGTACGTGGTGGTAGCTGGTTCAACGATGCTAGTCGAAGTCGAGTTGCGGCTCGTGACGACGACACTCCAGACTACAAGTACAGCAATAGCGGCTTTCGTCTAGCAAAAGCTAGCAATTAG
- a CDS encoding ABC transporter ATP-binding protein, giving the protein MSVFKRTNSILSKRWYYLVGGFISLLIVDFMQLLVPKIVQYVIDDLSSSSLTDDKLFKYLIYLLIITGVIAVFRFFWRFFIIGNALVIEKHLREMIYDKLLILHKKFFNNNKTGDLMAHANNDVSAVRMVYGFGFIAFFDALILTITAIVFMVDIDFKLTVLAFIPLPIISIFIAYFGKVTHKRFKDSQDSFSDLSGVAQESFAGIRVIKGYSLEEYDYNKFKKQSMDLLIKNVSLAKVWGLFHPFMSMIIGLSSAIIIYVGGRGAILNQLTIGEFVALNTYIGLLSWPMMAIGFIINIYQRGKASMERINRILDTEPEIKNEDHCIEIAPEPAHVEFKNVCFTHEGANSKVLNDMSFKAEKGQKIAIIGRTGSGKSTIINLLTRMYDRDSGSITINGHDVRSMKLDNLRDFISLVPQETFLFSESIKENINYSGKTDKIEEIENISKTAGIYDNIMDFKDKFETELGEKGVNLSGGQKQRVSIARALLKDSPIIILDDSLSAVDTHTERLIWSNLKPVLSEKTVIIITHRISSITDCDRIYVIDDGKVAEMGTHEQLIKHNGIYNDIYEKQQIEEKLSENGGEE; this is encoded by the coding sequence ATGAGTGTTTTCAAAAGAACAAACAGTATCCTTTCTAAAAGATGGTACTATCTGGTGGGAGGATTTATTTCTCTGCTAATAGTAGATTTTATGCAGCTTCTAGTTCCAAAAATCGTTCAGTATGTAATAGATGATCTTTCATCCTCTTCATTAACTGATGATAAACTTTTTAAGTATCTGATCTATCTTCTCATTATCACTGGGGTTATTGCTGTTTTTAGATTTTTCTGGAGATTTTTCATTATAGGCAATGCACTGGTAATTGAGAAACACCTTCGGGAAATGATCTATGATAAACTTCTAATACTCCACAAAAAGTTTTTCAATAACAATAAAACTGGCGATTTAATGGCACATGCCAATAATGACGTTTCAGCAGTAAGAATGGTCTATGGGTTTGGTTTTATCGCTTTTTTTGATGCTTTAATTCTTACTATCACTGCAATCGTCTTTATGGTTGATATTGATTTTAAACTAACAGTACTTGCTTTTATACCTCTACCAATAATTTCAATATTTATTGCTTATTTTGGAAAGGTTACCCACAAAAGATTTAAGGATTCTCAAGATAGTTTTTCTGATCTTTCTGGAGTGGCTCAGGAGAGTTTTGCAGGGATTAGAGTTATTAAAGGATACAGTCTTGAAGAATACGACTATAATAAGTTCAAAAAACAAAGCATGGATCTTCTGATAAAAAATGTATCACTTGCTAAGGTTTGGGGTTTGTTTCACCCATTTATGTCTATGATTATTGGCTTATCATCAGCAATAATTATCTACGTCGGTGGTAGAGGAGCGATTTTAAATCAATTAACAATCGGAGAATTTGTCGCTCTCAATACTTACATTGGTCTGCTTTCCTGGCCGATGATGGCTATTGGATTTATCATAAATATTTATCAAAGAGGTAAGGCATCCATGGAGAGAATCAACAGAATTCTGGATACTGAGCCTGAGATAAAAAATGAAGATCATTGTATAGAAATCGCTCCTGAACCGGCACATGTCGAGTTTAAAAATGTATGTTTTACTCATGAAGGGGCAAATTCCAAAGTATTAAACGATATGTCATTTAAAGCTGAAAAAGGTCAAAAAATTGCGATTATTGGAAGAACTGGATCCGGAAAGTCTACGATTATCAATTTACTCACCAGAATGTATGACAGAGACAGTGGTTCTATCACGATCAATGGTCACGATGTAAGATCTATGAAATTAGACAATTTAAGAGATTTTATTTCACTAGTTCCTCAGGAGACTTTTTTATTCAGTGAATCGATAAAAGAAAATATAAATTATTCCGGTAAAACTGATAAAATTGAAGAAATTGAGAATATAAGCAAAACTGCTGGAATTTATGATAATATTATGGATTTTAAAGATAAGTTTGAAACTGAACTGGGAGAAAAAGGTGTAAATCTTTCAGGTGGTCAAAAACAGAGAGTTTCAATTGCAAGAGCTTTGTTGAAAGATTCCCCAATTATTATTCTTGATGATTCACTTTCAGCCGTTGATACTCACACAGAAAGGTTAATCTGGTCAAATTTAAAACCTGTACTTTCGGAAAAAACTGTGATAATTATTACTCACAGAATATCAAGTATTACTGATTGTGATAGAATTTATGTGATTGATGATGGTAAAGTTGCTGAAATGGGTACTCATGAGCAATTGATAAAACATAATGGCATTTATAACGACATTTATGAAAAACAGCAGATTGAAGAAAAACTCAGTGAAAACGGAGGTGAAGAATGA
- a CDS encoding extracellular solute-binding protein has product MNLFKILFLIIMMVLGNLMGNSLTNEKIILKVFELPDSRKTDPYSKAELAVVEAFKNEHPNIELKAFSGIDMEGIGMDTGPLLAIAGGVAPDILYVNFRQSDTYIRNNFLYPLDEFVSEMKENELSDRVPEPVWQVIRREGPGNQIKTWALPYEILVRVFMWRKDLFAKSGLDPEKPPKNWDELLSFSRQITDPSKMTYGLALASGPQAAYDWMTYLWSAGGDAVKYDKETNEWYASFDDSAAVSAMDFYLKLITTKWVDKNGTKQQGFVIRDGNWWKMWDDGSVGMRMDYMNEKSLGGNLDPNLYGVAPPPYGPTGQRGSELNCRMMGIFSGAGIINNGGLGDRDPKIVREAAWKYIKFYDSEEARRIRLKVMIESGFGRLQNPLYLKKYGYEEYLKYSPEGWIETFEEALKNGKPEPFGKNCQKVYEYMTYPLDECISLEEKNQLGSNENEKRENISKILKGAVERTNEKMIGKISDEDRIKRSRIAVLVAIIVFSLFTFSIYRVWKIFTPEHKGEIGHKKKSSTKFYGALMLIPAILSILAWKYVPMVMGSAMAFQNYRLVGDSEFIGLQNFADVLFDPVWWASLGRTLYYMFISLTLGFFPPVILAILLQEVSRGKLIYRIIYYLPAVISGVIVIYLWKLLYDPSDFGGLNQILMSLGFEKSRWIKDESIAMICTIIPTIWAGVGPGCLIYLAALKGIPDELYEAADIDGASFFGKIRHIVFPNLKALLIIQFIAAFIAASQQSDFILVMTFGGPNEATKVADLLIFEKAYLYLNFGIATTMAWMLGMLMIGFTVIQLKKISKMEFKMTGK; this is encoded by the coding sequence ATGAATTTATTTAAAATATTATTTTTAATCATTATGATGGTTCTCGGTAATTTGATGGGAAATAGTTTAACTAATGAAAAAATAATACTTAAGGTGTTTGAATTACCAGATTCTAGAAAAACTGATCCATACTCAAAGGCTGAACTTGCAGTAGTTGAGGCCTTCAAAAACGAGCATCCAAACATTGAGCTTAAGGCCTTTTCTGGTATTGATATGGAAGGAATTGGTATGGATACCGGACCTCTTTTAGCCATAGCAGGAGGTGTAGCTCCAGATATTCTATACGTAAACTTTAGGCAATCGGATACATATATAAGAAATAATTTCTTGTACCCACTGGATGAATTTGTTTCAGAAATGAAAGAAAATGAACTGAGTGATAGAGTGCCAGAACCCGTGTGGCAGGTTATTAGAAGAGAAGGGCCTGGAAATCAGATTAAGACTTGGGCACTGCCATACGAAATTTTAGTCCGTGTTTTTATGTGGAGAAAAGATCTATTCGCAAAATCTGGCTTAGATCCAGAAAAACCTCCAAAAAATTGGGATGAATTACTATCATTTTCCAGACAAATAACAGACCCTTCTAAAATGACATATGGTTTAGCATTGGCAAGTGGTCCTCAGGCTGCATATGATTGGATGACCTATCTTTGGAGTGCTGGTGGAGATGCCGTAAAATATGATAAAGAAACTAATGAGTGGTATGCCTCTTTCGATGATTCAGCAGCTGTTTCGGCAATGGATTTTTATTTGAAGCTGATTACAACTAAATGGGTTGATAAAAATGGTACAAAACAACAAGGTTTTGTGATTAGAGATGGAAATTGGTGGAAGATGTGGGATGATGGTTCCGTTGGTATGAGAATGGACTATATGAATGAAAAAAGTCTTGGTGGAAATTTGGACCCAAATCTATACGGTGTAGCACCACCTCCTTATGGACCAACAGGACAAAGAGGATCGGAATTAAATTGTAGAATGATGGGCATCTTTTCAGGAGCTGGTATAATAAACAATGGTGGTTTAGGAGATAGAGATCCAAAAATAGTTCGTGAAGCTGCCTGGAAATATATTAAGTTTTATGATTCCGAAGAGGCTAGAAGAATTCGATTGAAAGTAATGATTGAATCTGGTTTTGGTAGATTGCAAAACCCTCTATACCTGAAAAAATATGGTTATGAAGAATATTTAAAATATTCTCCTGAAGGATGGATTGAAACCTTCGAAGAAGCTCTAAAAAATGGTAAACCAGAACCATTCGGAAAAAATTGTCAAAAAGTTTATGAGTATATGACATATCCTCTGGATGAGTGTATATCGCTAGAAGAGAAAAATCAGCTTGGATCAAATGAAAATGAGAAAAGAGAAAATATCTCTAAAATTTTAAAAGGTGCTGTTGAAAGAACGAACGAAAAAATGATCGGTAAAATTAGTGATGAGGATCGAATTAAGAGGAGCAGAATAGCGGTGTTAGTAGCTATAATAGTCTTTTCACTTTTTACATTTTCAATTTATAGAGTATGGAAAATTTTTACTCCTGAGCATAAAGGAGAAATTGGTCATAAAAAGAAGAGCTCCACTAAATTCTACGGAGCATTAATGCTTATTCCTGCAATTCTTTCTATTTTAGCCTGGAAATATGTTCCTATGGTTATGGGCTCTGCGATGGCATTCCAAAACTATAGACTTGTTGGTGATTCAGAATTTATTGGATTACAAAATTTTGCCGATGTTTTGTTTGATCCTGTATGGTGGGCTTCTTTAGGAAGGACACTGTATTATATGTTTATTTCACTTACTCTGGGATTTTTTCCTCCAGTTATACTTGCCATTCTTTTACAGGAAGTCTCAAGAGGAAAGCTTATCTATCGAATTATTTATTATCTTCCAGCTGTAATTAGTGGCGTTATTGTTATTTACCTCTGGAAGCTTCTCTATGATCCTTCTGACTTTGGAGGTTTAAATCAAATTTTGATGTCTCTTGGGTTTGAAAAAAGTCGCTGGATAAAAGATGAATCAATTGCAATGATCTGCACAATTATTCCAACCATATGGGCTGGAGTAGGACCTGGCTGTCTCATTTATCTTGCAGCACTAAAAGGAATACCTGATGAGTTGTATGAAGCAGCTGATATTGATGGAGCATCTTTCTTTGGAAAGATTAGACATATCGTTTTTCCAAATCTAAAGGCATTATTAATAATTCAGTTCATAGCAGCATTTATTGCAGCTTCACAACAAAGTGATTTCATACTAGTTATGACTTTTGGTGGTCCAAACGAAGCAACAAAAGTGGCTGATCTCTTGATTTTTGAAAAAGCTTATTTGTATCTAAACTTTGGTATAGCAACAACTATGGCTTGGATGCTTGGAATGTTGATGATTGGTTTTACTGTTATTCAGCTTAAGAAAATCTCAAAAATGGAATTTAAAATGACCGGAAAATAA
- a CDS encoding ABC transporter ATP-binding protein: protein MMHGGGGGRSMNIEGELKKKVFDGAIFKRLGSYAKPYKVMIFFISLVILATVAVEISLPLISKHIIDSFIKNTGFVTKLDLDNNPDKSVLVELDNNLFYCKRGNEKKLSQSTKDLVDNGRLPDEYILIDKNISEDFTKDELLNGMNYCAVSVKTMEKKDSDFISRIRYSDLSSITFFSLTFVVLVIAGFGFTYLQIYLTAITGQKVMYDIRMNLFSHMERMPVKFFESNPTGVLVTRVTNDINNLSEFFSDVLVNLFKDFFVVLGIFVVLFVTDTRLALVTVSAIPIIVFVSYFFKKQMREVFRWTRKALARVNAILSETITGMTIIQIFNQEEKENRKFREANDDLFKASYRQMLMNSVFRPTFSVIRFGTIALIIYFSAGYISKETLTIGALVAFLAYIEKFFQPIQDLSEKINLMQSAMASSERIFDLMDMETEDYESHSEVEVAGGDIVFENVWFAYKEGEWILKDFSLKIKRGESIAIVGATGAGKTTIINILNRFYPISKGDIKINGISIYSMSLDKLRSLIGMVQQDIFIFSGSIKENILLGMNMPENRLKEISTYSNAYQFISKLEDEFDTHMKESGTNISVGEKQLVAFTRLLANNPEIMILDEATSSVDTETELLIQDSIERLQKGRTSIIIAHRLSTIRNCTKIIVLHKGKIMEMGTHEELLNREQLYYNLYKLQYE, encoded by the coding sequence ATGATGCACGGCGGAGGTGGTGGTCGTTCTATGAATATAGAGGGCGAATTGAAAAAAAAGGTTTTCGACGGAGCGATCTTCAAAAGACTTGGAAGTTATGCAAAACCTTACAAAGTCATGATTTTTTTTATCTCACTGGTAATTTTGGCAACTGTTGCAGTGGAAATCTCTCTTCCACTAATAAGTAAGCATATAATTGATAGTTTTATTAAAAATACAGGATTTGTTACTAAACTTGATTTAGACAATAATCCAGATAAATCAGTTCTAGTTGAGTTAGATAATAATTTATTCTACTGTAAAAGAGGGAATGAAAAGAAACTTTCACAATCAACAAAAGATTTGGTTGACAACGGTAGATTACCGGATGAGTATATTTTAATAGATAAAAATATTAGCGAGGATTTTACTAAAGATGAGTTACTTAACGGAATGAACTATTGTGCCGTTTCAGTTAAAACAATGGAAAAGAAAGACTCTGATTTTATTTCAAGAATCAGATACTCTGATTTGAGTAGTATTACATTCTTTTCATTAACTTTTGTAGTTTTAGTTATTGCTGGGTTTGGTTTTACATATCTTCAAATATATTTGACAGCCATTACGGGGCAAAAAGTTATGTATGATATTAGAATGAATCTGTTTAGTCATATGGAAAGAATGCCTGTAAAATTCTTCGAGTCAAACCCAACTGGCGTTCTTGTAACCAGAGTTACAAACGATATTAATAATTTAAGTGAATTTTTCTCGGACGTTCTTGTCAACCTGTTCAAAGACTTTTTTGTGGTACTGGGAATATTTGTAGTATTGTTTGTCACAGATACAAGGCTGGCTCTTGTAACTGTTTCGGCAATACCAATTATAGTTTTTGTATCTTATTTTTTTAAAAAACAGATGAGGGAAGTCTTTAGATGGACCAGAAAAGCCTTAGCCAGAGTTAATGCAATTCTATCTGAAACCATTACAGGGATGACAATTATCCAGATTTTTAATCAGGAAGAGAAAGAAAACAGAAAATTTAGGGAAGCAAATGATGACCTTTTTAAAGCTTCTTACAGACAAATGTTAATGAATTCGGTCTTTAGACCAACTTTTTCAGTTATAAGATTTGGAACAATTGCTCTAATAATCTATTTTTCTGCAGGTTATATCTCCAAAGAAACTCTTACCATAGGAGCATTAGTCGCTTTTCTTGCCTATATAGAAAAATTCTTTCAACCAATACAGGATTTATCAGAAAAAATTAATCTGATGCAATCTGCTATGGCTTCATCTGAGCGTATTTTTGATTTAATGGATATGGAAACAGAAGATTATGAGAGCCATTCAGAAGTAGAAGTTGCTGGTGGTGATATTGTTTTTGAGAATGTCTGGTTTGCCTATAAAGAGGGTGAGTGGATTTTAAAAGATTTTAGCCTAAAGATTAAGCGGGGTGAAAGCATAGCAATTGTTGGTGCTACCGGCGCTGGAAAGACTACAATTATAAATATTTTGAACAGGTTTTATCCTATCTCAAAAGGTGATATAAAAATTAATGGTATTAGTATCTATTCAATGTCCCTTGATAAACTTAGATCCTTAATTGGTATGGTTCAGCAAGATATTTTCATCTTTTCTGGCTCAATAAAAGAAAATATTCTACTTGGTATGAATATGCCAGAGAACAGATTAAAAGAGATTTCAACCTATTCAAATGCTTATCAGTTTATCTCTAAGCTAGAAGATGAGTTTGATACTCACATGAAGGAAAGTGGCACAAATATTTCTGTAGGAGAAAAACAGCTTGTGGCGTTTACCAGACTACTGGCAAATAATCCAGAAATTATGATATTGGATGAAGCAACTTCATCAGTAGATACAGAAACAGAACTTCTTATTCAAGACTCCATCGAAAGACTTCAAAAAGGAAGAACTTCCATTATTATTGCTCACAGATTATCTACAATCAGAAATTGTACAAAAATAATTGTTCTTCATAAAGGTAAAATAATGGAGATGGGAACTCACGAAGAACTTTTAAATCGAGAACAATTGTATTATAATTTATATAAATTGCAATACGAATAG